CTAAAGCAGGAAATTTTAAAGCTTGAAGAGCAGATATCCCAGCATGCCAGCCAGCTGGATGCAAAGAAACAGAAGATAGAAGATCTAAACCAAAGCATTCAAGAGGAGGCAGAACTCCTAACAGAGTACAGATTGCTAACGAGCACAAAGACTAAGCTTGAAAATTTAAGAAAACAAAAGGAGGAGCTTGTAAGACAGATAGATAAGCTCCAGCAGGAGCTTTCTGGGAAGGAGAAAAGCTTAATAGAACGTATACTTGAAAGCCTGAGGGAAAGCTACAGAAGCACAGGTCGCTGTCTTGTTTGTGGCAGGGTAGAGGACGGGCATACTAACTTGGAAGATACACACGTAGTCCAAGTGGATACAAAGCTTGTGATGAAGGTAGACGAAGATAGAAATAAGCTAGAGAAGCTAAAGGCCTCTTTAGAGAGGCTACAGGAAGAAGAAAAAGGACTCTTAAAAGACCTTCCCATAGATGTAGATAAGCTAGAGGAACACTATCAGAAGATAGTGCAAAGGCTAAGCAAGATAAAGGAAGACAAACAGACATTAAAGACTCTTACTGAAGAGTACGAAATACTAAGCCACCTAAAGGCACAGCTGGAAAAGACTCTTGAGGCTAAGAGGACTGCCCTTCACGAAAAACTCTCTAGGATGCAAGCACTTCAGGAAGAGATAAAACAGCTTGAGGACACTTTAGGGAACCTAACGAAGACATCGCTCAACCAGATAGAGGAGGAAATAAATAATCTTAAGGAGCTTATAGACACCATCTCGAACAACTACCACGAACATCTGGAGAAAAAAAACAGGCTAGAGTCAGACTTAAAGGCAACAATAAGCAGGCTTGAGGAGATATTAAAAAGTAAGACCTCTTTAGAAGAACAAAAGCTGGAACTCTCTCCCATTATCTACAGAGCAAGGACCGAGTTTGGAAGTCTCGAAGCTGTTGAGGATTTCCTAAAGGAAAAGGAAAAACTTGAAGTATGGAAGAAACAGGTAGAAGATTACATTACCGAGTATAGAACACTTGAAGAAAAGATTAAAGAGCTTTCTGAATTGACTTACTCCTTTGACCATGAGCTTTACAATTCTATAAAAGAAGAGTACGAAAGACTAAGTCAGAAACATAAAGAACTTGTTGAGGAAAAGGGAAGGCTTGAAGAGCAGCTTAACAACATAAGTGAGAAGATAAAAAGGCGTTCTGAGCTGGAAGGTAAGTATGAGAAGATCAGAAGGAGGTACGAACTTTACAGACTTCTAAGAGAAGACATGAAGAGTAATAAGTTCCAGGACTTTGTCAGTAAGCACATGCTAAGAAGTGTGATAGACAGAGCCAACTATTACCTTGAGAAGTTTTCCCCTTATGAGTTTAGGATCAACAACAAAGAGGAGTTAGTAATCTACGATAAAACCGTAGGTGCAGAGAGATCTGTCTACAGCCTGAGCGGTGGCGAGACCTTTCTGGCAAGCATATCCCTAGCCTTTGGTCTTGCTGACGTTGTCTCTGACAATTCTCCTCTTGAAAGCATGTTCATAGACGAAGGTTTTGGCTCCTTGGACTCTGAAACCAGAGACAACCTCGATGAT
The DNA window shown above is from Thermocrinis minervae and carries:
- a CDS encoding AAA family ATPase; this encodes MRPLRLTLEGFTTYKKKQTIDFSNLEFFLIQGKTGAGKTSLLDAMCYALFGRVPRYSQQLPHEEVLSKGSDKVYVEFKFSVKGKEYEVVRYYSRITGRGEVRFYEQGKPLNLKAKQVEERISQILGMGYDVFTKVLVLPQGQFDRFLKPQKQTERRDILNRLIGYEEVLKKLSDRVSQEYHKLEQEIEYMERELEELKSYTVDLYEEKKGRLEETVEAIRQMDIQLRDIQEKLSHLEEIKRKLDELNDLRSKFSLLESRKDEVESLKERIERVEKAKEYESPIKQFKWLSSKLEDLNRQEKELSIKVEKLRSLLEEEVKAFQRYEEEYVKLKEYRKVYDELLQKKEKWERHTKIRNELSTLQLEIHQLKQEILKLEEQISQHASQLDAKKQKIEDLNQSIQEEAELLTEYRLLTSTKTKLENLRKQKEELVRQIDKLQQELSGKEKSLIERILESLRESYRSTGRCLVCGRVEDGHTNLEDTHVVQVDTKLVMKVDEDRNKLEKLKASLERLQEEEKGLLKDLPIDVDKLEEHYQKIVQRLSKIKEDKQTLKTLTEEYEILSHLKAQLEKTLEAKRTALHEKLSRMQALQEEIKQLEDTLGNLTKTSLNQIEEEINNLKELIDTISNNYHEHLEKKNRLESDLKATISRLEEILKSKTSLEEQKLELSPIIYRARTEFGSLEAVEDFLKEKEKLEVWKKQVEDYITEYRTLEEKIKELSELTYSFDHELYNSIKEEYERLSQKHKELVEEKGRLEEQLNNISEKIKRRSELEGKYEKIRRRYELYRLLREDMKSNKFQDFVSKHMLRSVIDRANYYLEKFSPYEFRINNKEELVIYDKTVGAERSVYSLSGGETFLASISLAFGLADVVSDNSPLESMFIDEGFGSLDSETRDNLDDFFELIKQNSNRVVGIISHLEDLAEKFSQRIVVKKHGDYSTVEVYY